In a single window of the Bacteroidia bacterium genome:
- a CDS encoding glycosyltransferase family 4 protein, protein MKKIIGTNTISYPEIRNFVDLPFLKYEIKKKQNFYKIPAHFYFKWKGKTNDYFWNTFNDFNIHNVELFHFFNALSVGKTPWITTFETSLPRWGNDKLIQKGLSLIANDSCKKIIAISDSAANIQRQIVATRFPEFSEIIESKLMVLHPTQKKIMQNLQGKNKSEIIRFTFIASDFTKKGGHEIIKVFNHLYNNGIKNWKLTIVSESLNGDSTSSDSFNHVKKIIAKYPDNITLYFQLPNDKILELLRETDVGLLPSYQDTYGYSILEAQASGCPTITTDIRAFPEINNDEIGWIIKVPKDEFGNGIYSNKKEAVLFSNAICDQLYAIIEKIIQFPESIKEKGYKALQKIDTVNSPAKNAAILEAIYDEISALNKK, encoded by the coding sequence ATGAAAAAAATAATCGGTACAAATACAATCAGTTATCCTGAAATTAGAAACTTTGTCGATTTACCTTTTTTAAAATACGAAATCAAAAAGAAACAAAATTTTTATAAAATTCCAGCTCATTTTTATTTTAAATGGAAAGGAAAAACCAACGACTATTTTTGGAATACTTTTAATGATTTTAACATCCACAATGTTGAATTATTTCACTTTTTTAACGCATTAAGTGTTGGAAAAACACCTTGGATTACCACTTTTGAAACTTCCCTCCCTCGTTGGGGAAATGACAAACTTATTCAAAAAGGGCTTTCTCTTATTGCCAATGATTCCTGTAAGAAAATTATAGCAATCTCTGATTCTGCTGCCAATATTCAACGACAAATAGTTGCTACCAGATTTCCTGAATTTTCAGAAATTATTGAAAGTAAATTAATGGTTTTGCATCCAACGCAAAAAAAGATAATGCAAAATTTACAAGGAAAAAACAAATCCGAAATTATACGTTTTACGTTTATCGCTTCGGATTTTACCAAAAAAGGAGGGCATGAAATAATCAAGGTATTCAACCACTTATATAATAATGGTATAAAAAATTGGAAATTGACCATTGTTTCGGAATCATTAAACGGAGACTCTACTTCCTCAGATAGTTTTAATCATGTAAAAAAAATAATTGCAAAATATCCTGATAATATCACCCTATATTTTCAATTACCAAATGATAAAATACTGGAATTATTAAGAGAAACGGATGTAGGATTATTGCCAAGCTATCAAGATACTTATGGATACTCTATCTTAGAAGCTCAAGCTTCTGGCTGCCCAACAATAACAACTGATATTCGTGCTTTCCCGGAAATAAATAATGATGAAATTGGTTGGATAATCAAAGTTCCAAAGGACGAATTCGGCAACGGTATTTACTCGAATAAAAAAGAGGCGGTGTTGTTTTCTAACGCTATCTGCGATCAGCTTTATGCTATCATTGAAAAAATTATCCAATTCCCCGAAAGCATTAAAGAGAAGGGATATAAGGCATTACAAAAAATAGATACGGTAAATTCTCCTGCAAAAAATGCGGCAATCTTAGAAGCAATTTATGACGAAATATCGGCACTTAACAAAAAATAA
- a CDS encoding TolC family protein: MMYKDLKFIFSFFLLFVGSIFCRSQNATPPQAATWTLQQCIDYALKNNLQIKQNELNEEVTQATLLANKGKMLPNLNGNASHSYNWGKSINPYTNQFDNSEVQTDNFSLSSSITLFSGFQNYNSVKQSQYDLLSSKYDVQKQKNDISLNIASDYLQILMNEELLQQSNDQLSLISAQVKRTKILVDVGNLPKGNLLDIQAQEASEELSVTDAQNQLDISYLTLTQLLDLDSVGGFQIVKPELSIPAETILTSTPDQIYTKALSSQPDIESAEMKLKSSETAVSIAKGGISPRLILSGSIGSGYSNVANNVTGVNLTGYQPIGVTTTGVEVLGPTYQEITNIAPFSNQFNDNVNKAIALQLTFPFFNGFQTKTTIEKAKIQQLNNQYALEITQNQFRKTIQQAFADAKAALKKYYSTLKNVTSLQEAFDYTQTKFNVGMVNSVDYDTSKNNLIKAKSNLLQAKYDYIFKTKVLDFYEGKPLVF, from the coding sequence ATGATGTACAAAGATTTGAAATTTATTTTTAGTTTTTTTCTTCTTTTTGTTGGCTCGATTTTTTGCCGATCGCAAAATGCAACACCTCCGCAAGCTGCGACATGGACTTTGCAGCAGTGTATTGATTATGCGCTGAAAAATAACTTGCAAATAAAACAGAATGAGCTGAACGAGGAAGTTACTCAAGCCACTTTACTTGCCAATAAAGGAAAAATGCTACCCAACCTCAATGGCAATGCTTCACACAGTTACAATTGGGGTAAATCCATCAATCCCTACACAAACCAATTTGATAATTCCGAAGTGCAAACGGATAATTTTTCGTTAAGCAGCAGTATTACGCTTTTTAGTGGATTTCAAAATTATAATTCTGTAAAACAAAGCCAATACGATTTACTTTCGAGCAAGTACGATGTGCAAAAACAAAAAAATGATATTTCGTTGAACATTGCTTCCGATTATTTACAAATATTAATGAACGAAGAATTATTGCAACAATCCAATGATCAACTTTCCTTGATTTCAGCACAAGTAAAACGAACAAAGATTTTGGTAGATGTCGGGAATTTGCCGAAAGGAAATTTATTGGATATTCAAGCACAAGAAGCATCCGAAGAATTATCTGTAACCGATGCACAAAATCAATTAGACATTTCTTATTTAACCTTGACGCAATTGTTAGATCTTGATTCTGTTGGAGGATTTCAAATTGTGAAACCAGAACTTTCCATTCCTGCAGAAACCATTTTAACTTCTACTCCCGATCAAATTTACACCAAAGCACTTAGCTCCCAGCCAGATATTGAAAGTGCCGAAATGAAATTGAAAAGTTCTGAAACTGCTGTATCTATTGCAAAAGGCGGTATTAGTCCGCGCTTAATTTTAAGTGGCTCTATCGGATCGGGATATTCCAATGTAGCCAACAATGTTACTGGAGTAAATCTGACCGGTTACCAACCGATTGGAGTAACTACAACAGGCGTTGAAGTACTCGGACCTACTTATCAAGAAATTACCAACATCGCCCCTTTCTCTAATCAGTTTAACGACAATGTGAACAAAGCCATTGCACTACAATTAACTTTTCCTTTTTTCAATGGATTTCAAACAAAAACAACTATTGAAAAAGCAAAAATTCAACAATTAAATAATCAATATGCGTTGGAAATTACGCAAAATCAATTTCGTAAAACGATTCAACAAGCTTTCGCAGATGCAAAAGCAGCGCTGAAAAAATATTATTCTACCTTAAAAAATGTTACCTCTTTGCAAGAGGCATTCGATTATACACAAACAAAATTTAATGTAGGGATGGTCAATTCGGTAGATTACGACACCTCAAAAAATAATTTGATTAAAGCGAAATCAAATTTATTACAAGCCAAATACGATTACATTTTTAAAACCAAAGTGCTTGATTTTTACGAAGGAAAACCGCTTGTATTTTAA
- a CDS encoding efflux RND transporter periplasmic adaptor subunit, producing the protein MKKILILIGIGIAAIAFTLSLKSCSNDNLLKVTTEKAQKRNIIETVSANGKIQPETEVKISPDVSGEIVALQVKEGDQVMKGDLLLKIRPDIYESTLDQMTASLNNAKANLANSKARLTQMQAQFVNAQAIYDRNQKLFSQDAISASDWDAAKAAYAGAKADVSAADETVKAAEFSVKSSAASVNEAQDNLIKTTIVAPVTGTVYNLAIEKGERVVGTSQMAGTQMLCIANLNKMEANVNVNENDIVRVHLGDTALIEVDAFLDRKFKGIVTEIANSANTTGVTADQVTNFSVKIRILEKSYADLLAKNGGTPPFRPGMSATVDIETKSSNNVLSVPIESVTTRNNNATADEKTGDTSDKTDNSKTKSAPKTNAQIQECVFVFSNGKAKMVNVKTGIQDNNFIEITEGLKDSDEVITGPYESVSKVLKDGSSVEKASKINLFKDTATK; encoded by the coding sequence ATGAAAAAAATTTTAATCTTAATCGGTATCGGCATTGCTGCGATTGCTTTTACTTTATCGCTTAAAAGTTGTTCGAACGATAATTTATTAAAAGTAACAACCGAAAAAGCGCAAAAAAGAAATATCATTGAAACTGTTTCTGCCAACGGAAAAATACAACCAGAAACAGAGGTAAAAATCAGTCCGGATGTATCAGGAGAGATTGTCGCTTTGCAAGTAAAAGAAGGCGATCAGGTAATGAAAGGCGATTTGTTATTGAAAATTCGTCCGGATATTTATGAGTCTACGCTCGATCAAATGACCGCATCTTTAAACAATGCAAAAGCCAATTTAGCCAATTCAAAAGCACGTTTAACACAAATGCAAGCGCAATTTGTAAATGCGCAAGCCATCTACGATCGCAATCAAAAATTGTTTTCTCAAGATGCTATTTCTGCATCCGATTGGGATGCTGCAAAAGCGGCTTATGCTGGCGCAAAAGCAGATGTAAGTGCAGCCGACGAAACGGTAAAAGCAGCCGAATTTAGCGTTAAAAGTTCTGCCGCTTCTGTAAATGAAGCACAAGATAATTTGATCAAAACAACCATTGTTGCGCCAGTAACTGGCACCGTTTATAATTTAGCAATTGAAAAAGGTGAGCGCGTAGTGGGGACATCTCAAATGGCAGGAACCCAAATGTTGTGCATTGCCAATCTCAATAAAATGGAAGCCAATGTGAATGTCAATGAAAATGATATCGTGCGCGTACATCTTGGAGATACTGCCTTGATTGAAGTAGATGCCTTCTTAGATCGCAAGTTTAAAGGTATTGTAACAGAAATTGCAAATTCTGCCAACACAACAGGAGTTACTGCCGATCAAGTAACTAATTTTTCAGTAAAAATTCGGATACTCGAAAAATCGTATGCGGATTTATTGGCTAAAAATGGCGGCACTCCACCTTTCCGTCCGGGAATGTCAGCAACCGTAGATATCGAAACAAAAAGTTCGAATAATGTGCTTTCCGTACCAATAGAGTCAGTTACCACCAGAAATAACAATGCGACAGCAGACGAAAAAACGGGCGACACTTCTGATAAAACAGATAATAGCAAAACGAAAAGTGCTCCAAAAACAAATGCACAAATTCAGGAATGTGTATTTGTTTTTTCCAATGGGAAAGCAAAAATGGTGAATGTAAAAACAGGAATTCAAGACAATAATTTCATTGAAATTACAGAAGGTTTGAAAGACAGCGACGAAGTGATTACAGGTCCGTACGAAAGCGTTTCCAAAGTATTAAAAGATGGAAGCTCGGTTGAAAAAGCGAGTAAAATAAATTTGTTTAAAGATACCGCTACTAAATAA
- the tsaB gene encoding tRNA (adenosine(37)-N6)-threonylcarbamoyltransferase complex dimerization subunit type 1 TsaB encodes MSLLLHLETATTVCSVALSENGKLLVFEEINNGYTHAENLTVFIENILRQTQKKNTELDAIAVSKGPGSYTGLRIGVATAKGLCYALNKPLIAINTLEAMTVGITPKEENALYCPMIDARRMEVYCALFDAKNNWIKNTSAEIISENSFSEFLSSKKIFFYGDGAAKCKTTLSHHKNVAFLETIFPSAKNMIALAHAAFDKNNFEDLAYFEPFYLKEFVAGGTK; translated from the coding sequence ATGTCGCTCCTTCTTCATTTAGAAACAGCCACCACTGTATGTTCTGTGGCACTTTCCGAAAATGGGAAATTACTCGTGTTCGAAGAAATAAATAACGGTTATACGCATGCCGAAAACTTGACGGTTTTCATCGAAAATATTCTTCGTCAAACTCAAAAAAAAAATACAGAACTTGATGCAATCGCAGTGAGTAAAGGACCTGGTTCTTATACTGGATTGCGTATTGGCGTGGCTACTGCAAAAGGTTTGTGTTACGCACTCAACAAGCCGCTTATCGCGATAAATACACTCGAAGCTATGACAGTGGGAATAACTCCTAAAGAAGAGAACGCTTTGTATTGTCCGATGATTGATGCGCGCCGAATGGAAGTGTATTGTGCTTTATTTGATGCAAAAAACAATTGGATAAAAAATACTTCTGCCGAAATTATTTCTGAAAATTCGTTCTCAGAATTTTTATCTTCCAAAAAAATATTTTTTTATGGAGATGGCGCAGCTAAATGTAAAACAACACTTTCGCATCATAAAAATGTCGCTTTTTTAGAAACTATTTTTCCATCTGCAAAAAACATGATCGCGCTTGCACACGCAGCTTTTGACAAAAATAATTTTGAAGATTTAGCGTATTTCGAACCGTTTTATTTGAAAGAATTTGTTGCCGGTGGCACAAAATAA
- a CDS encoding thioredoxin domain-containing protein: MNTKQFEYTNHLIHESSPYLLQHAHNPVDWYPWGDSALAKAKKENKLMLISIGYSACHWCHVMEHESFEDTAVADIMNKYFVCIKVDREERPDIDQVYMNAVQLMTGSGGWPLNCFTLPDGKPIYGGTYFRKEDWKNILLSLADTFRLHPEKIREYAEKLTEGVQKSELISKNSQPENFKLDFLTQAYKSWIPRFDTVNGGPNRAPKFPLPNNYEFLLSYYAQTKDKNVLKQIELTLDKMAEGGIYDQVGGGFARYSTDDQWKIPHFEKMLYDNAQLVTLYSQAFQLTKKKLYKQIVDETLAFIAREMTSPEGAFYSALDADSEGKEGKYYVWTKVELQQIIGTDFNLFADYYNVNNVGYWEEDNYILLRKKLDEAFAKEHKIPLEKLETKVQEFKNKLLIAREKRIHPALDDKSLTSWNALMLKAYTDAYKAFGEKLFLDAVLKNANFILQKQLRPDGGLNHTYKSGKSSINGYLDDYSFTMEAFISLYQCTFDEKWLTISKQLADYCILHFQDKTTGMFYYTSDLDAALIARKTELTDNVIPASNSSMAKDLFFLGNYFDDTHYLEISKQMLNNVKPFIVDYPENYSNWMLLMTHFTAPFYEVAIVGSDAIAKQKELESYFIPNKIISGSLVNSTLPLLEDKYVSGKTLIYVCQDKTCQLPVSEVKNAVKEMEK, translated from the coding sequence ATGAATACAAAGCAATTTGAATATACCAACCACCTCATTCACGAGAGCAGTCCGTACCTTTTACAACACGCGCATAATCCAGTAGATTGGTATCCTTGGGGCGACAGCGCTTTGGCAAAAGCAAAAAAAGAAAATAAATTAATGCTTATCAGTATCGGTTATTCGGCGTGTCATTGGTGCCATGTGATGGAGCACGAAAGCTTTGAAGATACAGCTGTTGCGGACATTATGAATAAATATTTTGTGTGCATAAAAGTGGATAGAGAAGAGCGTCCGGATATTGATCAAGTGTATATGAATGCGGTTCAATTAATGACTGGAAGCGGCGGTTGGCCTTTGAATTGTTTTACGTTACCCGATGGAAAGCCGATTTATGGAGGCACGTATTTCCGAAAAGAAGATTGGAAGAATATATTGCTCAGTTTGGCGGATACATTTCGATTACATCCCGAAAAGATACGTGAATATGCGGAAAAATTAACAGAAGGTGTTCAGAAAAGTGAATTGATTTCTAAAAATTCACAGCCCGAAAATTTTAAATTAGATTTTTTAACGCAAGCGTATAAAAGTTGGATACCTCGATTTGATACAGTAAATGGTGGACCAAATCGTGCGCCGAAATTTCCTTTGCCAAATAATTATGAGTTTTTGCTTTCGTATTATGCGCAGACAAAAGATAAAAATGTGTTGAAACAAATTGAGCTGACGTTGGATAAAATGGCGGAAGGTGGAATTTACGATCAAGTGGGTGGTGGATTTGCACGTTATTCAACAGATGATCAATGGAAAATTCCGCATTTCGAAAAAATGTTGTACGACAATGCTCAGCTTGTAACGCTTTATTCGCAAGCTTTTCAGCTCACGAAAAAAAAACTATATAAACAAATTGTTGACGAAACGCTTGCTTTTATTGCACGTGAAATGACTTCTCCGGAAGGTGCTTTTTATTCCGCTTTGGATGCTGATTCAGAAGGAAAAGAAGGAAAATATTATGTGTGGACGAAAGTAGAATTGCAGCAAATTATTGGAACTGATTTTAATTTGTTTGCAGATTATTACAACGTAAATAATGTTGGTTATTGGGAGGAAGACAATTATATTTTGCTTCGAAAAAAATTAGACGAAGCTTTTGCGAAAGAACATAAAATTCCGCTTGAAAAATTAGAAACTAAAGTACAAGAGTTTAAAAATAAATTATTGATTGCACGCGAAAAACGTATTCATCCGGCTTTGGATGATAAATCTTTGACTTCTTGGAATGCTTTGATGTTAAAGGCTTATACAGATGCTTACAAAGCTTTCGGAGAAAAATTGTTTTTAGATGCCGTTTTGAAAAATGCAAATTTTATTTTACAAAAACAGCTTCGTCCAGATGGAGGTTTAAATCACACATACAAATCTGGAAAGTCGAGCATAAACGGTTATTTAGACGATTATTCATTCACGATGGAAGCCTTTATAAGTCTTTATCAATGCACATTTGATGAAAAATGGTTGACGATTTCCAAACAATTAGCAGATTATTGCATTCTTCATTTTCAAGACAAAACGACGGGAATGTTTTATTATACTTCCGATTTAGACGCTGCGTTAATTGCTCGAAAAACAGAATTGACGGACAATGTGATTCCAGCTTCTAACTCCAGCATGGCAAAGGATTTGTTCTTCTTAGGAAATTATTTTGACGATACGCATTACCTCGAAATATCGAAACAAATGTTGAACAATGTAAAACCATTTATTGTAGATTATCCCGAAAATTATTCCAATTGGATGTTGTTGATGACGCACTTTACAGCGCCTTTTTACGAAGTTGCCATTGTTGGTTCCGATGCTATCGCGAAGCAAAAGGAATTGGAATCGTATTTTATTCCGAATAAAATTATCAGCGGAAGCCTTGTAAATAGTACATTGCCATTGCTGGAAGATAAATATGTTTCTGGTAAAACGTTGATTTACGTATGCCAAGATAAAACTTGTCAACTACCCGTGAGTGAAGTGAAAAATGCGGTGAAAGAGATGGAAAAATAA